One Vanessa cardui chromosome 14, ilVanCard2.1, whole genome shotgun sequence DNA segment encodes these proteins:
- the LOC124535055 gene encoding uncharacterized protein LOC124535055 isoform X2 yields the protein MFHDSDCEFFQDLVEWCATPVAEEEKIQSTDSPNKPETRAHKTDTPYTPISPQGWDVFDANSPSAQTINQTPSYPVSPNVDGLAEFNTDFFYNSSIANNNKVPFQEQFVDINTLPVVIGDLASEVIADMNPWQATESAWQDIHDIDYTKSISDTHNTMPFIHQDDSLDMKFVSVTPREVENNNIIISEYIINKERDVGTHEQALLARPERRGVRLSVDVAAHTKTWPEDVDIISTPEVLSFVEQLEKEKCILPSSTTALTSENEIYAERAKTEESPAPVDYEPITPKSEPIVDSEEDTTSNPKKRRRHDSEDSDETYTPYTEQSPRKYRKRKPNIPIKEMIKALEGAQQPTKTRRGRPPKRRESTLSTVSDNSSVSTHEMKYRELRDKNNEASKRSRMNRKIKELQMEQLADELEERNKILKVRADLLEDMTKKLRDALMTAVSQKKVG from the exons ATGTTTCACGATTCGGACTGCGAGTTCTTCCAAGATCTGGTAGAATGGTGCGCCACGCCAGTCGCCGAGGAAGAAAAAATACAGTCCACTG ATTCTCCAAACAAACCAGAAACAAGGGCACACAAAACCGACACACCATACACGCCCATCTCGCCGCAAGGTTGGGATGTATTTGACGCTAACTCGCCGTCTGCCCAAACGATTAATCAAACACCCAGCTATCCCGTTTCACCAAACGTGGATGGGTTGGCAGAGTTTaacacagattttttttataattcaagtatagcaaacaataataaagtacCATTCCAAGAGCAATTTGTAGATATTAACACGTTGCCAGTGGTAATAGGTGATTTAGCGTCCGAAGTAATCGCTGACATGAATCCGTGGCAAGCAACAGAGTCTGCTTGGCAGGATATACACGACATAGATTACACTAAATCAATATCAGACACACACAACACAATGCCCTTCATCCATCAAGATGACTCACTGGACATGAAATTTGTATCGGTTACACCGCGAGAGGTGGAAAATAACAACATAATAATATCAGAGTACATAATCAACAAGGAAAGGGATGTGGGGACGCATGAACAAGCACTGCTTGCACGACCAGAGAGGCGTGGGGTGCGGCTCTCCGTAGATGTGGCTGCGCACACAAAGACATGGCCTGAAGATGTGGATATTATAAGTACACCAGAAGTCCTCAGTTTTGTTGAGCAGCTGGAGAAAGAAAAATGCATACTTCCAAGCTCG acTACTGCATTGACATCCGAGAACGAGATCTACGCAGAAAGAGCAAAAACAGAAGAATCTCCAGCCCCAGTAGACTATGAACCTATAACTCCTAAAAGTGAACCTATAGTTGATTCAGAAGAAGATACCACATCGAATCCAAAAAAGCGGCGACGCCATGACAGTGAAGATTCAGATGAGACTTATACTCCGTATACTGAACAATCACCTAGGAAATACAGAAAGCGAAAGCCTAATATACCTATAAAGGAAATGATAAAAGCACTGGAAGGTGCACAGCAGCCAACAAAAACTCGAAGAGGTAGACCTCCAAAGAGGAGAGAGAGTACACTATCTACTGTAAGTGATAACTCATCAGTATCTACACATGAGATGAAGTACAGAGAATTAAGGGACAAGAATAATGAAGCATCAAAAAGATCTAGAATGAATAGAAAAATCAAAGAGCTACAAATGGAACAGTTAGCTGATGAATTAGAAGAGAGAAATAAGATACTTAAAGTTCGAGCAGATCTTCTTGAAGACATGACTAAGAAGTTGAGGGACGCACTCATGACAGCTGTGTCCCAGAAAAAAGTAGGATAA
- the LOC124535261 gene encoding eukaryotic translation initiation factor 4B, with product MAATGKKSKKIKWIKADPTNFIAESTTTTTPAASDWADSVDDGHTYVSSRHRAPVVLPSASRAARGGLAVDDESIPRRPPYIAHISNLPYDVEESAIMEFFEGLKINNLRLPKEGGRLKGFGDVDFEDRESLVSAMNMPDLMIGGRRIRIEVSTQDNDRRMGRSGRSDRDREYDPERTMGDWRSGPRAMPEPARRSDATRDRERERDSSADNRPGGWRDAERSEPARTPYGGRDSYGRDRDSGRDRGYGGRDGFRTAERDGYGSRESRGFGGRGFGDRDRDPVREDSKPRERPKLNLLPRTVPRETETPTKPADGALLEDKIPEKNVPKPVPAEKVFGAAKPVDTAAKEREIEERLRKQEEESRRAVEEKERWGRRNDHSGDRRGGARRDDRGRDSRSYNRDRRDYSRDDKDDRDRRDYSKDGKDRRDYSKDNRDRRDFSKDDRDRRDYSKDDKDRRERDDRDRRDRDDRDRRDRDNRDRDYRDDRDRDYRDDRDRDYRDEKDRDYKDERDRDYRDDRNREGKDDDRRDKDDGESERDNRDRRDISGERNERQRDPSSERKDGESRDHHNGRQSRSRDRHDVVVDKPMPKLKEQEKPNFVASNKFSFLEDADDGGSD from the exons ATGGCCGCTACag GCAAgaaatcaaagaaaataaaatggatCAAAGCCGACCCCACAAACTTCATTGCGGAGTCAACCACAACCACAACCCCTGCAGCTAGTGACTGGGCAGATTCTGTAGACGATGGAC ATACATATGTATCATCGCGACATCGTGCGCCGGTGGTGCTACCATCAGCGTCGCGCGCCGCCCGTGGTGGCCTTGCGGTGGATGATGAGTCTATACCGCGTCGTCCTCCCTATATCGCGCACATCTCCAACTTGCCTTATGATGTTGAGGAGAGTGCGATCATGGAGTTCTTTGAAGGGCTTAAG ATAAACAATTTGCGGCTGCCCAAAGAAGGAGGCCGTCTTAAAGGCTTTGGGGATGTAGACTTTGAAGACAGAGAGAGCCTTGTCAGTGCTATGAACATGCCTGATTTG atgatAGGAGGCAGAAGAATCAGAATAGAAGTGTCTACTCAAGACAATGATCGTCGAATGGGTAGAAGTGGCAGATCTGACAGAGACAG AGAATATGACCCGGAGCGCACGATGGGCGACTGGCGCTCCGGGCCGCGCGCCATGCCCGAGCCGGCGCGCCGCTCCGACGCCACGCGCGACCGCGAGCGCGAGCGGGACT CCAGCGCGGACAACCGTCCCGGCGGCTGGCGCGACGCGGAGCGCAGCGAACCCGCTCGCACGCCTTACGGCGGCCGGGACTCCTACGGCCGCGACCGGGACAG tgGACGAGATCGTGGCTACGGAGGTCGTGATGGTTTCCGTACAGCCGAACGAGATGGATATGG GAGTCGCGAAAGTAGAGGATTTGGTGGTAGGGGATTCGGAGACAGGGACCGTGATCCAGTGAGAGAAG ACAGTAAACCTCGTGAACGTCCCAAACTTAATCTACTACCAAGAACTGTCCCCCGAGAGACCGAGACGCCTACAAAACCTGCAGATGGAGCCTTGCTTGAAGACAAAATCCCAGAGAAGAATGTGCCTAAACCCGTCCCCGCTGAAAAAGTTTTCGGAGCTGCCAAGCCTGTTGATACTGCAGCTAA gGAACGAGAAATAGAAGAGCGCTTAAGAAAACAAGAGGAAGAATCAAGGCGCGCTGTTGAAGAGAAAGAACGTTGGGGTCGCAGG AACGACCATTCTGGCGATCGTCGTGGTGGCGCTAGACGTG aTGATCGTGGTAGAGATTCTCGTAGTTACAATAGAGACCGGCGTGACTATTCCCGCGACGACAAAGACGATAGAGATCGCCGCGACTATTCTAAAGACGGCAAAGATAGACGCGACTATTCCAAGGATAACAGAGATAGGCGCGACTTTTCCAAAGACGATAGAGACCGGCGCGACTATTCAAAAGATGACAAAGATCGACGCGAAAGAGACGACAGGGACCGCCGCGACAGAGACGATAGGGACCGCCGCGACAGAGATAATAGAGACCGCGATTACAGGGACGATAGAGACCGCGATTATAGAGACGATAGGGACCGCGATTACAGAGACGAAAAGGACCGCGACTACAAAGACGAAAGGGACCGCGATTATAGAGACGACAGAAACCGCGAAGGCAAGGACGACGACAGGCGCGACAAGGACGACGGCGAAAGCGAAAGAGACAATCGTGATAGGCGTGATATTTCCGGTGAGCGAAATGAACGCCAGCGCGACCCGTCGTCGGAGCGGAAAGATGGAGAGTCACGCGACCATCATAACGGTCGCCAAAGTCGCAGCCGCGACAGACACGACGTTGTTGTCGACAAACCTATGCCTAAGCTGAAGGAGCAGGAAAAACCG AACTTTGTAGCATCAAATAAATTTAGCTTCCTGGAAGACGCAGACGACGGCGGTTCCGATTAA
- the LOC124535055 gene encoding uncharacterized protein LOC124535055 isoform X1 has product MVFSQTSVNTQRHLKVVEINRLKSEKNQQVNGPTGVITGGTTKSTSSSPVPTTSFSEDYLKPEPIFENTMFHDSDCEFFQDLVEWCATPVAEEEKIQSTDSPNKPETRAHKTDTPYTPISPQGWDVFDANSPSAQTINQTPSYPVSPNVDGLAEFNTDFFYNSSIANNNKVPFQEQFVDINTLPVVIGDLASEVIADMNPWQATESAWQDIHDIDYTKSISDTHNTMPFIHQDDSLDMKFVSVTPREVENNNIIISEYIINKERDVGTHEQALLARPERRGVRLSVDVAAHTKTWPEDVDIISTPEVLSFVEQLEKEKCILPSSTTALTSENEIYAERAKTEESPAPVDYEPITPKSEPIVDSEEDTTSNPKKRRRHDSEDSDETYTPYTEQSPRKYRKRKPNIPIKEMIKALEGAQQPTKTRRGRPPKRRESTLSTVSDNSSVSTHEMKYRELRDKNNEASKRSRMNRKIKELQMEQLADELEERNKILKVRADLLEDMTKKLRDALMTAVSQKKVG; this is encoded by the exons ATGGTTTTTTCGCAAACGAGTGTCAATACTCAACGTCATTTGAAAGTGGTAGAAATAAATCGCTTAAAGTCCGAAAAGAATCAACAGGTGAACGGTCCAACCGGAGTAATTACCGGCGGAACTACAAAGTCAACGTCATCATCGCCCGTGCCTACAACCAGCTTTTCCGAG GACTATCTGAAACCGGAGCCGATATTCGAGAATACGATGTTTCACGATTCGGACTGCGAGTTCTTCCAAGATCTGGTAGAATGGTGCGCCACGCCAGTCGCCGAGGAAGAAAAAATACAGTCCACTG ATTCTCCAAACAAACCAGAAACAAGGGCACACAAAACCGACACACCATACACGCCCATCTCGCCGCAAGGTTGGGATGTATTTGACGCTAACTCGCCGTCTGCCCAAACGATTAATCAAACACCCAGCTATCCCGTTTCACCAAACGTGGATGGGTTGGCAGAGTTTaacacagattttttttataattcaagtatagcaaacaataataaagtacCATTCCAAGAGCAATTTGTAGATATTAACACGTTGCCAGTGGTAATAGGTGATTTAGCGTCCGAAGTAATCGCTGACATGAATCCGTGGCAAGCAACAGAGTCTGCTTGGCAGGATATACACGACATAGATTACACTAAATCAATATCAGACACACACAACACAATGCCCTTCATCCATCAAGATGACTCACTGGACATGAAATTTGTATCGGTTACACCGCGAGAGGTGGAAAATAACAACATAATAATATCAGAGTACATAATCAACAAGGAAAGGGATGTGGGGACGCATGAACAAGCACTGCTTGCACGACCAGAGAGGCGTGGGGTGCGGCTCTCCGTAGATGTGGCTGCGCACACAAAGACATGGCCTGAAGATGTGGATATTATAAGTACACCAGAAGTCCTCAGTTTTGTTGAGCAGCTGGAGAAAGAAAAATGCATACTTCCAAGCTCG acTACTGCATTGACATCCGAGAACGAGATCTACGCAGAAAGAGCAAAAACAGAAGAATCTCCAGCCCCAGTAGACTATGAACCTATAACTCCTAAAAGTGAACCTATAGTTGATTCAGAAGAAGATACCACATCGAATCCAAAAAAGCGGCGACGCCATGACAGTGAAGATTCAGATGAGACTTATACTCCGTATACTGAACAATCACCTAGGAAATACAGAAAGCGAAAGCCTAATATACCTATAAAGGAAATGATAAAAGCACTGGAAGGTGCACAGCAGCCAACAAAAACTCGAAGAGGTAGACCTCCAAAGAGGAGAGAGAGTACACTATCTACTGTAAGTGATAACTCATCAGTATCTACACATGAGATGAAGTACAGAGAATTAAGGGACAAGAATAATGAAGCATCAAAAAGATCTAGAATGAATAGAAAAATCAAAGAGCTACAAATGGAACAGTTAGCTGATGAATTAGAAGAGAGAAATAAGATACTTAAAGTTCGAGCAGATCTTCTTGAAGACATGACTAAGAAGTTGAGGGACGCACTCATGACAGCTGTGTCCCAGAAAAAAGTAGGATAA